Proteins from a single region of Pyrus communis chromosome 6, drPyrComm1.1, whole genome shotgun sequence:
- the LOC137738021 gene encoding protein GAMETE CELL DEFECTIVE 1, mitochondrial-like, with product MQALKRIATKTELRRLSSTIAKTQFISAANLRTFSSNSKKGGGDDDWNDAWETAWIPPDLSGNNSRAPWETDVNFSSPESSIVLPSDADPETMAFVEDMNENWNERRKPKEERKQNQQSESGSSLYSLESLKKDYRLKKQKIHAGLWMKEIEKQEEAKLANSNSIGGGDDIERLLDSCSDIFDSPNNDLENSKAPSASDYKNKPDGWETTSKAQEGNIWEMTQREEDILLQEFERRIAYNKFQIASFIKTHIFSRRRPIDGWKYMIEELGPNARKGKGSVSRLPSLSDASTQPFKEEKTPMSSSSLSPYKER from the exons ATGCAAGCCCTTAAACGCATAGCAACAAAGACCGAGCTCCGCCGACTTTCGTCCACAATCGCCAAAACCCAATTCATTTCAGCCGCCAATCTCCGAACCTTCTCCTCCAACTCAAAGAAAGGCGGCGGCGACGACGACTGGAACGACGCGTGGGAGACGGCGTGGATCCCACCCGACCTCTCGGGAAACAACAGCAGAGCTCCATGGGAGACCGACGTCAATTTCTCGTCTCCCGAGTCGAGCATCGTGCTTCCGTCGGACGCCGACCCCGAGACGATGGCCTTCGTGGAGGACATGAACGAGAATTGGAACGAGAGGCGGAAACCCAAAGAGGAAAGGAAGCAGAATCAGCAGAGTGAGAGTGGGTCGTCGCTTTATAGCTTGGAGAGCTTGAAGAAGGACTATCGGCTGAAGAAACAGAAGATTCACGCTGGGCTTTGGATGAAGGAGATTGAGAAGCAGGAGGAGGCTAAATTGGCCAACTCGAATTCGATTGGCGGTGGCGACGACATCGAGCGATTGCTCGATAGTTGCTCTGA CATTTTTGACTCCCCTAACAACGATTTGGAGAACTCTAAAGCACCGAGTGCTTCTGACTACAAAAACAAACCTGATGGTTGGGAAACTACATCTAAGGCTCAGGAGGGAAATATATGGGAGATGACGCAGAGAGAAGAAGATATtcttcttcaagagtttgagCGTCGGATTGCATACAATAAATTTCAG ATTGCTAGCTTTATCAAGACTCACATATTTAGCCGGAGGAGACCGATTGATGGGTGGAAATACATGATAGAGGAGTTAGGGCCGAATGCGAGGAAAGGGAAGGGTTCTGTTTCAAGGCTACCAAGTCTATCCGATGCATCGACCCAACCCTTCAAGGAGGAGAAGACTCCAATGAGCAGCAGCAGTCTTTCCCCGTATAAGGAAAGGTAG
- the LOC137737245 gene encoding pentatricopeptide repeat-containing protein At1g26900, mitochondrial, with product MTLIAKSSRLGQRLTLSPTHNSVFSQDLSLISLLQSCKTVSEISQFHGSMVKTGLDRLPFLSSKLLASSIQDIQYATAIFNRIQNPNLFMFNTMLRAYSISDDPKHAFHIFNNLRAQNITLDQFSFVATIKACARESAIGTGRGIHGVVVRSGFVPFVNVKNTLLQFYCVSGKIEDARKVFDEFPQRNDLVSLNTLMGGYLHASKPHVVVDLFKQMCSIGFETSVTTVLNLLSAIGGLESHLGEECIHGYCIKIGFCSDLHVLTALIDAYAKKGEINLGRRIFNGVSVKDVVLWNCLVDKYARCGMVEEAVALLRLMKLEGMKPNSSTLAGLLSVCAASGSVSVGSCIKDYVEHENLVLDAVLGTALVDMHAKCGFLDKALDIFESMESKDVKSWTAMISGCGVHGQAGNAIRLFDRMEEEGCQPNEVTFLAVLSACSHGGLVAEGVRCFETMVCKYGFVPKVEHYGCMVDLLGRAGLLEEAHKLIEGLPIKTDVTAWRALLSACRVYGYVSLGESVQKVLVELNDDHPTNSMLLSGTYAIAGRLQDHMTRMQEIEDENMAGEVKFRPVRIEDNLIKEAGLSSIEMDS from the coding sequence ATGACATTGATAGCCAAGTCGTCACGTCTGGGGCAAAGACTCACACTTTCGCCCACACACAACTCCGTCTTCTCCCAAGATCTCAGCCTCATTTCTCTTTTACAATCCTGCAAAACAGTCTCAGAAATCTCACAATTCCATGGGTCCATGGTCAAGACTGGTCTCGACcgccttccttttctctccagCAAGCTTCTTGCCTCTTCCATCCAAGACATCCAATACGCCACCGCCATTTTCAACCGAATACAAAACCCAAATCTCTTCATGTTTAATACCATGCTCAGAGCCTACTCCATCAGCGATGATCCAAAGCATGCTTTTCATATCTTTAATAACCTGAGAGCTCAGAATATCACGCTGGACCAGTTCTCTTTCGTCGCGACAATCAAAGCCTGCGCTCGTGAATCGGCCATTGGGACCGGCCGAGGGATTCATGGGGTTGTTGTGAGGTCTGGGTTTGTACCGTTTGTCAATGTAAAGAATACCCTTTTGCAATTTTATTGTGTTTCTGGGAAGATTGAAGATGCCCGGAAGGTGTTTGACGAATTTCCTCAAAGAAATGATTTGGTTTCGTTGAATACTTTGATGGGTGGGTATCTTCATGCGTCTAAGCCTCATGTGGTTGTGGATTTGTTCAAGCAAATGTGCAGTATCGGTTTTGAAACTAGTGTGACCACCGTTTTGAACCTTTTGTCTGCCATTGGTGGTTTAGAGAGTCACCTTGGAGAAGAGTGTATTCATGGCTATTGCATCAAGATTGGCTTCTGTTCGGATTTACATGTTCTTACTGCTTTGATTGATGCGTACGCGAAGAAAGGGGAAATCAATTTAGGACGTCGGATTTTCAATGGAGTTTCTGTGAAGGATGTCGTGTTATGGAATTGTTTGGTTGATAAGTATGCAAGATGTGGCATGGTAGAAGAAGCAGTAGCCTTGTTACGGCTGATGAAACTCGAAGGAATGAAACCGAATTCATCTACATTGGCCGGGTTGCTTTCGGTTTGTGCTGCTTCTGGGTCTGTAAGTGTAGGGAGTTGCATTAAGGATTATGTGGAACACGAGAACTTGGTATTGGATGCGGTTCTCGGAACAGCTCTGGTTGATATGCATGCTAAATGTGGGTTTTTGGACAAGGCACTTGACATCTTTGAGAGCATGGAAAGCAAAGATGTGAAATCATGGACTGCCATGATTTCGGGTTGTGGTGTTCATGGGCAGGCGGGTAATGCCATAAGGCTATTTGATAGGATGGAAGAAGAGGGCTGTCAACCTAATGAGGTCACTTTCTTGGCAGTTTTAAGTGCTTGCAGCCATGGAGGGCTGGTGGCAGAGGGAGTTAGATGTTTCGAGACGATGGTTTGCAAGTATGGCTTTGTGCCGAAGGTGGAACACTATGGTTGTATGGTCGATCTTTTGGGTCGTGCAGGGTTGTTGGAGGAAGCACATAAACTAATTGAAGGCTTGCCCATTAAGACTGACGTTACAGCATGGCGTGCACTGCTTTCGGCTTGCAGGGTTTATGGGTATGTTTCTCTTGGAGAATCTGTCCAGAAAGTGCTggtggaactaaatgatgatcATCCCACCAATTCAATGCTATTATCAGGTACTTACGCGATTGCCGGAAGGTTGCAGGATCATATGACAAGAATGCAGGAAATAGAAGATGAAAATATGGCGGGAGAAGTGAAATTTCGGCCAGTTCGAATAGAAGACAACCTTATAAAGGAAGCTGGACTGAGCTCAATTGAGATGGATAGTTAA
- the LOC137736311 gene encoding uncharacterized protein produces the protein MAIADQTPTKQQRDETLTPVDDSVRQATSKRQRDETLTLDEDSVDLKRQKPYTDILSLLDEEEVEPSEDLSSLITTLQQEISSEPLNTFPSSETLAAESALEGYASSSGSSTPTSSNACFLKEDESERVMRRLLEASDDELGIPQREADGFDDEAGNGLKFNGPDGFTFDDGLWELEDEAANYYTLMQSELFM, from the coding sequence ATGGCTATCGCCGATCAGACTCCGACTAAACAGCAGAGGGATGAAACCCTAACCCCCGTGGACGACAGTGTTCGTCAAGCTACTTCCAAACGCCAAAGGGACGAAACACTAACCCTAGATGAGGATTCCGTTGATCTCAAGCGTCAGAAGCCCTACACCGACATACTCTCTCTCCTCGACGAAGAAGAAGTTGAACCTTCGGAGGACTTGTCCTCTCTAATCACAACCCTTCAGCAAGAAATCTCCTCTGAGCCTCTCAACACATTCCCCAGCTCCGAAACCCTAGCTGCTGAGTCGGCTCTAGAAGGCTATGCCTCGTCCTCTGGCTCTTCCACTCCTACTTCTTCTAATGCATGCTTTTTGAAGGAGGATGAGAGCGAGAGGGTTATGAGACGTCTTCTAGAAGCTTCCGATGACGAGCTCGGGATTCCGCAGAGGGAGGCTGACGGGTTCGATGACGAGGCGGGTAACGGGTTGAAATTCAACGGTCCGGATGGGTTTACTTTTGATGATGGGTTGTGGGAGCTAGAGGACGAAGCTGCCAACTACTATACCTTGATGCAATCTGAACTGTTCATGTAG
- the LOC137736846 gene encoding F-box/kelch-repeat protein SKIP11, with amino-acid sequence MLEGRSCLLSRVFPSSCQPESEWPYMTYRRLDDISNSKRPLGFDGGDDDEEHRERKLCKRLDCCDMVETEVNQSLCEQSEDQQHSRASSDSDKHINRIGRDNLISCLIRCSRSDYGSIASLNQSFRSLVRSGELYKLRRQNDVIEHWIYFSCHLLEWEAFDPNRGRWMHLPRMTSNECFMCSDKESCAVGTELLVFGKEVTSHVIFRYSILTNSWSSGMRMNAPRCLFGSASLKEIAILAGGCDSQGNILSSAELYNSETQTWEMLPSMKKPRKMCSGVFMDEKFYVIGGIGGSDSKVLTCGEEYDLMARTWTEIPNMSPGRSGAARETDVPAGEAPPLVAVVNNELYAADYADMEVRKYDKERRVWLTVGRLPERAASMNGWGLAFRACGDQLIVIGGPRALGEGFIEINAWVPGEGPPQWNLLARKQSGNFVYNCAVMGC; translated from the coding sequence ATGTTGGAGGGTCGATCCTGCTTGCTTTCGAGGGTGTTTCCGAGCTCTTGCCAGCCAGAAAGCGAGTGGCCATACATGACTTACCGCCGGCTCGACGATATTTCCAACAGCAAGCGCCCATTGGGGTTTGATGGCGGTGATGACGACGAAGAGCATCGAGAGAGGAAGTTGTGTAAGCGATTGGATTGTTGTGACATGGTGGAGACGGAGGTGAATCAGTCATTGTGTGAGCAATCGGAGGATCAGCAGCATTCTCGGGCTTCGTCAGATTCGGATAAGCATATAAATAGGATTGGTAGGGACAACTTGATCAGCTGCCTAATTCGCTGCTCGAGATCTGATTATGGTTCCATTGCCTCTTTGAACCAGAGCTTCCGCTCCTTAGTTAGGAGCGGGGAGCTCTATAAACTGAGGAGGCAGAATGATGTCATTGAGCACTGGATTTATTTCTCTTGCCACCTACTTGAATGGGAGGCCTTTGATCCCAATCGTGGAAGGTGGATGCACTTGCCAAGGATGACTTCCAATGAATGTTTCATGTGTTCGGACAAGGAATCTTGCGCTGTGGGAACCGAGCTTCTTGTATTTGGTAAGGAGGTGACTTCCCATGTAATCTTTAGGTATAGTATTTTGACAAACTCGTGGTCTTCtggaatgagaatgaatgcccCGAGATGCTTGTTTGGGTCTGCCAGCCTTAAAGAGATTGCAATTTTGGCGGGTGGTTGTGATTCACAGGGAAATATACTCAGCTCTGCGGAGCTATATAATTCTGAGACTCAGACTTGGGAGATGCTCCCGAGCATGAAGAAGCCCCGGAAGATGTGTTCCGGGGTTTTTATGGATgaaaaattttatgttattggTGGCATTGGGGGAAGTGATTCGAAGGTTCTTACATGTGGCGAAGAATATGATTTAATGGCAAGAACATGGACAGAAATACCTAACATGTCTCCTGGACGGAGTGGTGCAGCCAGAGAGACTGATGTGCCTGCTGGTGAGGCACCACCTCTGGTTGCAGTGGTAAATAATGAATTGTATGCTGCTGACTATGCTGACATGGAGGTGAGGAAATATGATAAGGAGAGAAGAGTGTGGCTGACGGTGGGGAGATTGCCAGAGCGGGCAGCCTCAATGAATGGTTGGGGTCTTGCATTCAGGGCTTGTGGAGACCAGCTTATTGTTATTGGCGGGCCTAGGGCTCTGGGTGAAGGATTCATAGAGATCAATGCATGGGTTCCAGGTGAGGGTCCTCCACAATGGAACTTGCTTGCGAGGAAGCAATCGGGTAACTTTGTCTATAATTGTGCAGTGATGGGATGCTGA
- the LOC137737244 gene encoding PH, RCC1 and FYVE domains-containing protein 1-like — protein MASPQRSGPVERDIDQAITALKKGATLLKYGRRGKPKFCPFRLSNDEALLIWYSGKEEKHLKLCHVSTIIPGQRTAIFQRYPRPEKEYQSFSLLYNDRSLDLICKDKDEAEVWFVGLKAIITRGNYRNWRSEPRSEGTSIDSPHARTRRRSPTVTPFSIGDPRDTEGVSLENIPQSRLGRAFADIISYTATATPKNAIQAESVSNASLSPVSVDNSNGRNSASEAFRVSLSSAVSSSSQGSCQDDFDALGDVFIWGEGIGGGVLGGGVDRVGSSYGSRTDAFLPKVLESTVVVDVHGIACGARHAVLVTKQGEIFSWGEESGGRLGHGVDTDVSHPKLIETLSGMNVELVACGEYHTCAVTLSGDLYTWGDGTHHFGLLGHGSEVSHWIPKKVCGHLEGIHISYIACGPWHTAAVTSGGQLFTFGDGTFGALGHGDHSSTSTPREVETLRGLRTTRIACGIWHTAAVVEVVNESSSPETTSNSSYGKLYTWGDGDKGRLGHGDEQSKLVPERVAALVDKNMCQVACGHNLTVGLTTLGQVYTMGSAAYGQLGNPSADGKVPTLVEGEIADSFVEEIACGSYHVAVLTSKTEVYTWGRGSNGQLGHGDNDHRYTPTPVDCMKDKQVKSVACGPNLTAVICLHKWVSSADHSVCSDCHNPFGFRRKRHNCYNCGLVFCKACSSKKSLKAALAPNTNKPYRVCDECYSKLKKAAEASSALRSPIRSGNMRPKSNEVTDKENLIPMLRATLSRLSSFGTNNHGESKQLKQERKPEVRDNRVFPVLNGQLQLGGFNLTRASTPPTADSEKVVSPSIPASKKASRYTSPVSGKSSPRRSSEEIILEDSKLINGSLSQEIVQLRTQVEGLTLKSQHLEAELQRTSKKLKEVSAIATDETEKRKSAKEVIKSLTAQLKEMSERMPEGQMSHCNTGSISHAISFGNQLSKEPSLSNINTSQTLSNGNSMDRILTNGTKSPTGKSERVLQDEPGVYITLSSLPDGSNELRRVRFSRRHFTEEAAERWWAENGAKLCERHNIKGAE, from the exons ATATGTAAAGACAAAGATGAAGCTGAAGTTTGGTTTGTTGGTCTTAAGGCAATAATCACTCGAGGTAATTACCGGAACTGGAGAAGCGAACCAAGATCGGAGGGCACATCAATAGATAGCCCCCATGCTCGGACTCGACGACGTTCTCCAACAGTGACACCATTCAGCATTGGG GATCCAAGAGATACTGAGGGAGTTTCTTTGGAGAATATCCCACAGAGTAGATTAGGACGAGCATTCGCTGACATAATATCTTATACTGCCACTGCCACCCCCAAGAATGCCATACAAGCCGAATCAGTCTCAAATGCATCGTTATCACCTGTATCTGTGGATAACTCCAATGGTCGAAATTCTGCATCTGAAGCATTTCGGGTTAGTTTATCTAGTGCTGTAAGCTCATCTAGTCAAGGTTCTTGTCAAGATGATTTTGATGCTTTAGGAGATGTTTTTATTTGGGGCGAAGGTATTGGTGGTGGAGTACTGGGAGGCGGTGTGGATAGAGTAGGGAGCTCATATGGTTCCAGGACGGATGCTTTTCTGCCTAAGGTATTGGAATCAACAGTGGTCGTAGATGTTCACGGAATTGCTTGTGGTGCCAGACATGCTGTTCTGGTCACCAAGCAAGGGGAAATCTTCAGCTGGGGAGAGGAGTCAGGAGGCAGGCTTGGTCACGGTGTCGATACAGATGTTTCCCACCCAAAGCTCATTGAGACTCTTAGTGGGATGAATGTTGAATTAGTGGCATGTGGGGAATATCACACTTGTGCTGTTACACTTTCTGGAGATCTCTATACATGGGGTGATGGTACTCATCATTTTGGCCTGCTTGGGCATGGAAGTGAAGTTAGTCACTGGATTCCCAAAAAGGTATGTGGTCACTTGGAAGGTATCCACATATCCTATATCGCTTGTGGACCGTGGCATACAGCTGCTGTGACATCAGGTGGCCAGTTATTTACCTTTGGGGATGGAACTTTTGGTGCCTTAGGGCATGGGGATCATAGTAGCACAAGTACGCCACGGGAGGTGGAAACTTTGAGAGGGCTAAGAACAACAAGGATTGCTTGTGGTATTTGGCACACTGCTGCAGTTGTTGAAGTAGTGAATGAATCGTCTAGCCCCGAGACTACTAGTAACTCTTCATATGGGAAGCTTTACACTTGGGGTGATGGTGATAAAGGCCGACTTGGACATGGTGATGAACAATCTAAGCTAGTTCCTGAACGCGTAGCTGCATTGGTTGATAAAAATATGTGTCAAGTAGCCTGTGGCCATAATCTCACAGTTGGCCTTACAACCTTAGGACAGGTATATACAATGGGAAGTGCTGCTTATGGACAGCTTGGCAATCCTTCAGCTGACGGGAAAGTTCCCACTCTGGTCGAGGGTGAAATTGCAGACAGTTTTGTAGAAGAAATTGCATGCGGTTCTTATCATGTTGCAGTTTTGACTTCCAAGACTGAGGTTTATACTTGGGGAAGGGGTTCGAATGGGCAACTAGGCCACGGAGACAATGATCATAGATATACGCCTACCCCTGTTGATTGTATGAAGGATAAGCAAGTAAAGAGTGTAGCATGTGGTCCAAACCTAACGGCGGTCATTTGTCTTCATAAATGGGTATCAAGTGCTGACCATTCTGTTTGCTCTGATTGTCACAATCCCTTTGGTTTCAGAAGAAAACGTCACAATTGTTACAACTGTGGGCTAGTCTTCTGCAAAGCATGCAGCAGTAAGAAATCTCTGAAAGCTGCCTTGGCTCCAAATACAAACAAGCCATATCGGGTGTGCGACGAGTGTTATAGTAAACTGAAGAAGGCTGCAGAAGCCAGTTCTGCTTTGCGAAGTCCAATAAGAAGTGGAAATATGCGTCCTAAATCCAATGAGGTGACAGATAAAGAAAATCTGATCCCTATGTTACGGGCAACACTCTCCAGACTCTCTTCTTTCGGCACAAACAACCACGGCGAAAGCAAGCAGCTTAAGCAAGAAAGAAAACCAGAAGTGCGTGATAATCGTGTCTTCCCAGTGTTGAATGGACAGTTGCAGTTAGGGGGTTTTAATTTGACAAGAGCATCAACTCCTCCCACTGCAGATTCGGAAAAAGTTGTTTCGCCTTCTATTCCTGCCTCTAAAAAGGCTTCTCGGTATACATCTCCTGTTTCAGGAAAGTCAAGTCCACGCCGGTCTTCTGAAGAAATCATTCTTGAGGATTCAAAGCTTATAAATGGAAGTTTAAGCCAAGAAATCGTACAATTAAGGACACAG GTAGAAGGCCTTACTCTCAAATCCCAGCATCTTGAAGCTGAACTTCAACGCACATCAAAGAAATTGAAGGAGGTCTCTGCAATAGCCACAGATGAAACTGAAAAACGCAAATCTGCAAAAGAAGTTATTAAGTCTCTAACTGCTCAG TTGAAGGAGATGTCCGAAAGAATGCCTGAAGGGCAGATGAGTCATTGCAATACAGGTTCTATTTCGCATGCAATCAGCTTTGGGAACCAGTTATCCAAAGAGCCCTCTCTGTCAAACATAAATACTTCGCAAACTTTGTCCAATGGCAATTCAATGGATCGAATCCTAACTAATGGGACTAAATCACCAACTGGAAAGTCCGAGCGGGTGCTACAAGACGAACCTGGTGTATATATAACTCTAAGCTCCTTGCCAGACGGCAGTAATGAACTCAGGCGTGTTCGCTTCAG TCGGAGACATTTCACTGAAGAAGCAGCAGAGAGATGGTGGGCTGAAAATGGGGCAAAGTTATGTGAGCGGCACAATATAAAAGGTGCAGAGTAA